The following proteins come from a genomic window of Terribacillus aidingensis:
- a CDS encoding GNAT family N-acetyltransferase, which translates to MIKKIDIRNIKCAADVLNIQIPSYKVEAEIIGYDIPPLKDTVYTLQHCGEDFFGLYENESLNGVVSIKVDDHVVDIHRLIVHPNHFRKGIAQLLLNFIETKFQVETIKVATGSKNTPAVSFYKKNGFQNINEVLVNEQLSLTFFEKKL; encoded by the coding sequence TTGATTAAAAAAATTGACATTCGTAATATTAAGTGTGCTGCAGATGTTTTAAACATACAAATACCTTCATATAAGGTAGAGGCAGAAATTATTGGATATGATATACCGCCATTAAAGGACACGGTTTACACATTGCAACATTGTGGAGAAGATTTCTTTGGTTTATATGAAAATGAAAGTTTAAACGGAGTAGTATCTATAAAAGTAGACGATCATGTAGTTGATATACATAGGTTAATCGTACATCCAAACCATTTTAGAAAAGGCATTGCGCAGTTACTTTTAAATTTCATTGAAACTAAGTTCCAGGTTGAAACAATAAAAGTAGCAACAGGATCTAAAAATACTCCAGCTGTTAGTTTTTATAAAAAGAATGGATTTCAAAATATTAACGAAGTCTTAGTAAATGAACAACTATCCTTAACCTTTTTTGAAAAGAAATTATAA
- a CDS encoding sulfurtransferase has protein sequence MNFVVNKEWLNEHLDNDRVRIIDCRFELGNPEKGAGLYAESHIPGAGYFDLERQLSAPVSKHGGRHPLPDIDQFKSDIEKAGIDNTHTVIAYDGGEGSYASRFWWLLQYLGHENVFVLNEGFNGWVEAGYETTKDLPDNETTEFNVSIRKEMLASYEEVKEVVEQERKSSILIDSREERRYIGEVEPIDRVAGHIPGAINKFWAEGLDQGSFKGSEEQIKRFAELDTKDPVIVYCGSGVTAAPNYIALKMAGFENVKLYAGSYSDWVSYEQNPVAKGKHL, from the coding sequence GTGAATTTTGTTGTTAATAAGGAATGGCTCAATGAACATCTAGATAACGATCGAGTTAGGATAATAGATTGCCGTTTTGAATTAGGCAATCCGGAGAAAGGAGCAGGTCTTTACGCAGAAAGCCATATTCCTGGTGCTGGTTATTTTGATCTAGAAAGACAATTATCAGCTCCTGTTTCAAAGCATGGCGGAAGACACCCGCTGCCTGACATAGACCAATTTAAATCTGACATCGAGAAAGCGGGAATTGATAACACACATACGGTAATTGCCTACGATGGTGGAGAAGGGTCATATGCTTCTCGATTTTGGTGGCTGCTTCAATATTTAGGTCATGAAAACGTATTTGTATTAAATGAAGGTTTTAATGGATGGGTTGAAGCTGGCTACGAGACGACAAAGGATTTACCTGATAATGAAACAACTGAATTTAACGTGTCTATCAGAAAAGAAATGCTGGCTTCCTATGAGGAAGTGAAGGAAGTTGTCGAACAAGAGAGAAAGTCTTCCATATTGATAGATTCAAGAGAGGAAAGACGCTACATAGGAGAAGTGGAACCAATTGACAGGGTAGCTGGCCATATTCCTGGCGCCATCAATAAATTTTGGGCAGAGGGATTGGATCAGGGTTCATTTAAAGGAAGCGAAGAGCAGATAAAAAGATTTGCTGAGCTGGATACTAAAGATCCGGTTATCGTGTATTGCGGATCAGGTGTAACGGCTGCTCCTAATTACATTGCTTTAAAAATGGCTGGGTTCGAGAATGTAAAATTATACGCGGGAAGCTACAGTGATTGGGTTTCGTATGAGCAAAATCCCGTAGCAAAGGGTAAACACCTATAA
- a CDS encoding GNAT family protein, with protein MVNTIQTKRLMLRKMDKCDANSLFAIWSNPKVTKYMNIEGFTRIKEAEEMIAFLSDLSERGEAIRYSIIEKNSNTIIGSCGFNSLNFEANTAEIGYDLDSQFWNKGYGTEAVNGLVNYAFHQLNLKIIEAKVDPRNILSIKLLQKLNFELQGIVEENAGQADDLYLYTKESHIQKSPNGWSLPSQKD; from the coding sequence ATAGTCAATACTATTCAAACCAAGAGATTAATGTTAAGAAAGATGGATAAGTGTGATGCAAATTCATTATTTGCTATTTGGTCAAATCCTAAGGTAACAAAATATATGAATATTGAAGGGTTTACTCGAATAAAAGAGGCGGAAGAAATGATTGCCTTTTTAAGTGATTTATCTGAACGAGGAGAAGCCATAAGATATTCCATCATTGAAAAGAATTCTAATACTATCATAGGATCGTGTGGTTTTAATTCACTCAATTTTGAGGCAAATACAGCTGAAATTGGATATGATTTAGATAGTCAATTTTGGAACAAGGGTTATGGGACAGAAGCAGTCAACGGTTTAGTTAATTATGCCTTCCATCAACTTAACCTAAAAATAATCGAGGCGAAAGTAGACCCCAGAAACATACTATCTATAAAGTTATTACAAAAACTAAATTTCGAGTTACAAGGTATTGTAGAAGAGAATGCAGGTCAAGCTGATGATCTTTATCTTTACACAAAGGAATCTCACATACAAAAGAGCCCTAACGGGTGGAGCCTGCCGTCACAAAAGGACTGA
- a CDS encoding TM2 domain-containing protein: MKNKIVAGVLGILLGNLGIHKFYLGQIGMGILYVVFCWTGIPGIIGLIEGVIYLFKSDEDFNAKYNRNRVAF, from the coding sequence ATGAAGAACAAGATTGTTGCAGGTGTACTAGGGATTTTACTAGGGAATTTAGGGATACATAAATTTTACTTAGGACAAATTGGTATGGGGATTTTATATGTTGTTTTCTGCTGGACAGGTATCCCTGGGATTATCGGTTTAATTGAAGGTGTAATTTATCTTTTTAAATCAGACGAAGACTTCAACGCTAAGTATAATCGTAATAGGGTGGCTTTTTAA
- a CDS encoding phage terminase small subunit-related protein yields the protein MARPRNPKRDEAFRLWKEKNGTKALKEIAAELDVGDSQIRKWKNQDRWEDQLNGNVTKRGSKREQECACHWLV from the coding sequence ATGGCTAGACCTCGCAATCCGAAGCGGGATGAAGCCTTTCGCTTATGGAAAGAAAAAAATGGAACCAAGGCTTTGAAAGAGATTGCAGCCGAACTGGATGTCGGTGATTCGCAGATTAGAAAGTGGAAGAATCAAGACCGCTGGGAAGATCAGTTGAATGGTAACGTTACTAAACGAGGCTCCAAAAGGGAGCAAGAATGCGCTTGTCACTGGTTAGTATGA
- a CDS encoding NUDIX hydrolase produces the protein MEYYKYLRQYVGHKPIILPGSVVIILNKQNEVLLQKRHDGCWGLPGGLMDLGESYEEAAKREVFEETGLTVENLILLNVFSGSEYYLKVSNGDEFYAVTAVYYTKDTSGEIKVDYSESKEISYFSIDNLPDNIADNYMRFIEQYIMKMY, from the coding sequence ATGGAATACTATAAATACCTAAGACAATATGTGGGACATAAACCAATTATCTTACCAGGCTCTGTAGTTATTATCCTAAACAAACAAAATGAGGTATTACTGCAGAAAAGACATGATGGATGCTGGGGATTACCTGGTGGTTTAATGGATTTAGGAGAAAGTTATGAAGAAGCAGCAAAACGGGAAGTTTTTGAAGAAACAGGATTAACAGTGGAAAACTTGATTTTACTAAATGTATTTTCTGGTTCTGAGTATTATTTAAAAGTTTCAAATGGTGACGAGTTTTATGCGGTAACGGCTGTTTATTATACGAAAGATACAAGCGGGGAAATCAAGGTTGACTATAGTGAATCAAAAGAAATTTCGTATTTTTCTATAGATAACTTGCCTGACAATATAGCTGATAATTATATGAGGTTTATTGAGCAATATATAATGAAAATGTACTGA
- a CDS encoding VOC family protein: MKIEHVAIWVKDIERMKEFYIHYFGAESNSLYVNEKKGFASYFLTFSSRTRLEIMKKVGVNEPALPEQLGWAHVAFSVGSKEEVDRLTENIRVDGYTVRGNPRTTGDGYYESVIEDPEGNVIEITI, from the coding sequence ATGAAAATTGAACACGTAGCCATATGGGTGAAGGATATCGAGAGAATGAAAGAATTTTACATCCATTATTTTGGAGCAGAGAGTAACAGTCTGTATGTAAATGAAAAGAAGGGATTTGCATCCTATTTCCTTACTTTTTCGAGTAGAACCAGATTGGAGATCATGAAGAAAGTTGGGGTTAACGAGCCTGCCCTGCCAGAACAATTGGGTTGGGCGCATGTAGCATTTTCTGTTGGCAGTAAAGAAGAGGTTGATAGATTAACGGAAAATATCAGAGTGGACGGTTATACGGTCAGGGGCAATCCGCGCACTACAGGCGATGGATACTATGAGAGTGTCATAGAAGACCCGGAAGGAAATGTGATTGAGATTACTATATAG
- a CDS encoding GNAT family N-acetyltransferase, whose amino-acid sequence MTSITIKKCSMEDLQILQEISIETFSDTFKDQNSPENMKAYLDKAYTSNKLEMELLNTSSQFFFIYSNAELAGYLKVNIDDAQSEEMDDESLEIERIYVRSRFQKQGIGKYLMNKAIEIAIELNKKVIWLGVWEKNQNAIAFYSKNGFVKTGAHAFYMGDEEQVDYILTKTL is encoded by the coding sequence ATGACGTCTATAACTATTAAAAAATGCAGCATGGAGGACCTACAGATACTTCAAGAAATTAGCATCGAAACCTTCAGCGATACATTCAAGGACCAAAATTCACCTGAAAATATGAAAGCTTATTTAGATAAAGCATATACCTCGAATAAGCTGGAAATGGAATTGCTGAATACTTCTTCGCAGTTCTTTTTCATTTATTCGAATGCTGAACTAGCTGGATACCTTAAAGTAAACATAGATGATGCGCAGTCTGAAGAAATGGATGACGAGTCATTAGAAATTGAAAGGATCTATGTAAGAAGCAGATTTCAGAAACAGGGAATAGGTAAATATCTGATGAACAAAGCAATTGAAATAGCGATTGAATTGAACAAGAAGGTTATTTGGCTTGGGGTATGGGAAAAAAATCAAAACGCAATTGCTTTTTACAGCAAAAATGGTTTCGTTAAAACCGGAGCTCATGCTTTTTATATGGGTGATGAAGAACAAGTGGATTACATTTTGACTAAAACACTATAA
- a CDS encoding HAD-IIB family hydrolase, whose product MLKLVVTDLDGTFLNNKGSFDKALFDETHKMMKENGIIFATCTGKQCERVEELFEGHSDIWVLGDSATRIKRDGELIKDFPLNKILGNDLIRHIQAYDQKVTVIACTGDSAYVKSNISEADYNVVRNSYKKVEKTDDLTAIESELVKITVYDRSLGSVALKEHLLEQTYNEPMYIVASEPAWLDITAADVHKGKTVQKLQELVGATKEETMSFGDGENDVELMDIADYSFAMANACDNTKTAASFITKTNEENGVLLTIQKMIQLTK is encoded by the coding sequence ATGCTAAAACTTGTTGTAACAGACTTAGATGGTACTTTTTTGAATAATAAGGGGAGTTTCGACAAAGCGCTTTTCGATGAAACACATAAGATGATGAAGGAAAATGGAATCATTTTTGCCACTTGTACAGGGAAGCAGTGTGAACGGGTTGAAGAACTATTTGAAGGACATTCTGATATTTGGGTGCTAGGTGACAGTGCAACTCGCATTAAAAGGGATGGCGAACTGATAAAAGACTTTCCGCTGAACAAAATACTAGGTAATGACCTTATACGTCATATTCAAGCTTATGATCAAAAGGTGACGGTTATTGCGTGTACCGGGGACTCTGCTTATGTTAAATCAAATATATCTGAAGCCGATTATAATGTGGTTCGAAATTCATATAAAAAAGTGGAGAAAACAGACGATCTGACTGCTATTGAATCAGAGCTTGTTAAAATTACTGTTTATGATAGATCACTCGGGTCTGTTGCGCTTAAAGAGCACTTACTTGAGCAGACATATAATGAACCAATGTATATAGTTGCTTCCGAACCAGCTTGGCTGGATATTACTGCAGCGGATGTCCATAAGGGGAAAACCGTGCAAAAGCTGCAAGAGCTTGTGGGTGCGACAAAAGAAGAAACGATGTCATTCGGTGATGGCGAGAACGATGTAGAGTTGATGGACATAGCAGATTATAGCTTTGCGATGGCAAATGCATGTGACAATACGAAAACAGCAGCCAGCTTCATTACGAAAACGAACGAAGAGAACGGGGTTCTGCTTACGATTCAAAAGATGATCCAATTGACGAAGTGA
- a CDS encoding GNAT family N-acetyltransferase, with protein MQDLDEIVHMLSDDVLGNKRELYKQPLPESYIKAFHSIDSDPNNELIVACYGEEIIGVQQITFTPYITYQGGWRATIEGVRTKSSERGKGIGSKLIQWAIQRAKKRGCHIVQLTTDKNRPDAIQFYEKLGFKTSHEGLKLHL; from the coding sequence ATGCAAGACCTTGACGAAATTGTGCATATGCTTTCAGATGACGTTTTAGGAAACAAGAGAGAGCTTTATAAACAACCTTTACCAGAGAGTTATATAAAAGCATTTCATTCTATCGACTCTGACCCAAATAATGAATTAATTGTGGCTTGTTATGGCGAAGAGATAATAGGCGTTCAGCAGATTACATTTACTCCGTACATTACTTATCAGGGAGGATGGAGAGCTACAATTGAAGGTGTTCGTACTAAATCCTCAGAACGTGGAAAAGGCATAGGATCCAAATTAATTCAATGGGCAATCCAACGTGCTAAAAAACGTGGATGTCATATAGTTCAACTTACAACAGATAAAAACAGACCCGACGCAATTCAATTCTATGAAAAGTTAGGATTTAAGACATCTCATGAAGGATTAAAATTACACCTGTGA
- a CDS encoding aldo/keto reductase, which translates to MDYQYLGKSGLKVSRLCLGTMNFGTTTEEKDAFRIMDAALDAGINFFDTANVYGAENRGLTESIIGRWFKQGGDRREKVVLGTKVYGSMHNAADGPNDEAGLSAYKIRRHLEESLKRLQTDHIELYQMHHIDPDVTWEELWGAFELGISQGKIGYVGSSNFAAWQLAVAQGAAKNRHFLGLVSEQHKYNLNCRYAELEVLPAAEQLGIGIITWSPLDGGLLGRNALKKLPGSRSDKIGDKIDAQRVQLEKFGQLCEELGETQDNVALAWQLANPAITAPIIGPRTVEQFESALHALEIHLDESVLKQLDEIFPGPGGAAPYAYAW; encoded by the coding sequence ATGGACTATCAATACCTTGGTAAATCTGGTTTGAAGGTAAGCAGACTTTGTTTGGGTACAATGAATTTTGGTACTACTACAGAAGAAAAGGATGCATTTCGAATTATGGATGCTGCACTTGATGCCGGCATTAATTTCTTTGACACGGCGAATGTATACGGTGCAGAAAATCGAGGTCTGACAGAATCAATTATCGGAAGATGGTTCAAGCAAGGCGGAGACCGGAGGGAGAAAGTCGTTCTAGGTACGAAAGTATACGGAAGCATGCATAATGCTGCCGATGGTCCAAATGATGAGGCTGGGTTGTCAGCTTATAAAATTCGGCGTCATCTTGAGGAATCTTTAAAGCGCTTGCAAACCGATCACATTGAGCTGTATCAGATGCATCATATTGATCCTGACGTAACGTGGGAAGAGCTATGGGGAGCTTTTGAATTAGGAATCAGCCAAGGAAAGATAGGTTATGTCGGCTCCAGTAACTTTGCTGCCTGGCAGCTCGCGGTAGCACAAGGCGCAGCAAAAAACCGTCATTTCTTAGGTCTGGTTTCCGAACAGCATAAATACAATCTCAACTGTCGATATGCTGAATTGGAAGTACTTCCAGCAGCGGAACAGCTTGGGATTGGCATTATCACATGGAGTCCTCTGGATGGAGGTCTGCTTGGCAGGAATGCACTTAAAAAATTACCTGGAAGCCGAAGTGATAAGATTGGTGATAAAATCGATGCCCAGCGAGTGCAATTAGAGAAGTTCGGCCAACTATGTGAAGAACTAGGAGAAACACAGGATAATGTTGCTCTGGCTTGGCAGCTTGCCAATCCAGCTATAACTGCGCCAATCATTGGGCCGCGTACAGTTGAGCAATTCGAGAGTGCATTACATGCGCTAGAAATTCACCTTGATGAATCCGTTTTAAAACAGCTGGATGAAATTTTCCCGGGTCCAGGCGGAGCAGCACCGTATGCTTATGCTTGGTAA
- a CDS encoding alpha/beta hydrolase translates to MSIYHKVIGEGYPIVMLHGWTLDHQVMLHAMEPLFEKRRGWKRIYIDLPGMGKSEQKPSIHNSDDMLEAILHLLDQIIPGEPFIICGNSYGGYIARGIVSSRQNRVRGLLLIAPMIIPEFNDRVVPQQTIIKRDSNLISQLSSTDAEEFCSMGVVQGHTEWERFKDEILIPSKQTNHEFLNHIRQNGYGFSIDISSKFEHPTLVITGHQDHVVGYHDALRLIEDYPRATFAVLDMAGHNLQIEQPDVFNALVHNWLNKLESEKTFNG, encoded by the coding sequence ATGTCTATATACCATAAAGTAATTGGAGAAGGATATCCTATCGTTATGTTGCATGGTTGGACACTTGATCACCAAGTAATGTTACATGCTATGGAACCGCTATTTGAGAAACGAAGAGGATGGAAAAGAATTTACATTGATCTGCCAGGTATGGGGAAATCCGAGCAGAAACCATCTATTCACAACTCAGATGATATGCTAGAAGCAATATTACATCTTCTAGACCAGATTATTCCTGGTGAACCGTTTATTATTTGTGGAAATTCATATGGAGGATATATCGCAAGAGGTATAGTCAGTTCACGTCAAAATAGAGTTCGTGGATTACTGCTGATTGCACCCATGATAATACCCGAATTTAATGATAGAGTAGTACCACAGCAAACCATTATAAAAAGAGATAGCAATCTTATATCACAATTGTCTTCAACGGATGCTGAGGAGTTTTGCTCCATGGGAGTGGTGCAAGGTCATACTGAATGGGAGAGGTTTAAAGATGAGATTTTAATTCCTTCAAAACAAACAAACCATGAATTTTTGAACCACATTCGTCAGAATGGATATGGTTTTTCCATCGATATTTCGTCTAAGTTTGAACATCCCACACTAGTTATAACTGGACATCAAGACCATGTAGTCGGATATCACGATGCCTTGCGTCTTATTGAAGATTATCCAAGGGCAACCTTTGCAGTGCTTGATATGGCTGGTCACAACCTACAAATTGAACAACCTGATGTATTTAACGCTTTAGTTCATAACTGGTTAAACAAACTTGAATCGGAAAAAACTTTTAACGGTTGA
- a CDS encoding MarR family transcriptional regulator, with protein sequence MKEILREIGMIARALDSISNIEFKEYDLARGQYLYLVRIVENPGIIQEKLAEMIKVDRTTAARAIKKLEINGFIEKKNDEQNQKIKKLFPTEKGEQVNHFIRRENDHSDKIALAGLSDQEVESLYYLLQRVRKNIEIDWEYVKKGNKRDY encoded by the coding sequence ATGAAGGAGATTCTACGCGAGATAGGAATGATAGCTCGGGCACTGGATTCTATAAGCAATATAGAATTTAAAGAATATGATCTGGCCAGGGGGCAGTATTTGTACCTCGTTCGAATTGTTGAAAACCCAGGAATCATTCAAGAAAAACTTGCAGAAATGATTAAAGTTGATCGAACAACGGCTGCTCGTGCAATAAAAAAGCTAGAGATCAATGGCTTTATCGAGAAGAAAAATGATGAACAAAATCAAAAAATCAAGAAACTTTTCCCGACAGAAAAAGGAGAGCAGGTTAATCATTTCATAAGAAGAGAAAATGATCATTCGGACAAGATTGCATTAGCTGGATTATCTGATCAGGAAGTAGAAAGCCTTTACTATCTTCTTCAAAGGGTTAGAAAGAATATTGAAATAGACTGGGAATATGTGAAAAAAGGAAACAAACGAGACTATTGA
- a CDS encoding helix-turn-helix domain-containing protein codes for MIAKKDLPVCPVTTTVGLIGSKWKLLILQQLLKGRKRFNELRRSIDGISQKVLTQNLRAMEEDGILVRYAYAEVPPRVEYELSELGNSLRPIISAMDSWGVEYLNTLKEIQQE; via the coding sequence TTGATAGCAAAAAAAGATCTCCCAGTATGCCCGGTTACTACAACAGTCGGCTTAATAGGAAGTAAGTGGAAGTTACTTATCTTACAGCAGCTATTAAAAGGAAGAAAAAGATTCAATGAACTCCGCAGAAGCATAGACGGTATCAGCCAAAAAGTTTTGACCCAAAACCTTCGAGCAATGGAGGAAGATGGCATTTTAGTTCGGTATGCATACGCAGAAGTACCGCCTAGAGTAGAGTATGAGCTTAGTGAATTAGGAAATTCTTTACGTCCAATCATCTCTGCAATGGATTCTTGGGGAGTAGAATATTTAAATACGTTAAAAGAGATACAACAGGAATAA
- a CDS encoding ROK family protein: MDDQMTMQDQVKANIIRGIRQLLMNAHSMSKAEITEALSISFPTASKFIQEMVDKGEVLSLGLLPSAGGRRARSYAYNPDFAHTLLVYLEKEETKYVITDAFGKKIQEDSTRSFLKQEPRSLSAFLKTKLAEDPSIRTIAMGIPGAVNGDVISYIPGYPMYANQNMRDILNLPVEVTIENDMNAAIIGHQNRRGLPIEASLVYIYMGANGPGAGILINGKLVKGHTMFSGEISFIPFNENNRFFPESEFDATDEKSVLLVAKLIQTIGALINPSQIIFHQAEVNKEFLGKSADNVRLNFPSEHIPKLSISDWDKDYKEGLWEIAKSKLIEICF; the protein is encoded by the coding sequence TTGGATGATCAGATGACAATGCAGGATCAGGTGAAAGCAAACATTATAAGAGGCATCCGGCAATTGTTGATGAACGCTCATAGTATGTCAAAAGCAGAAATAACAGAGGCACTTTCGATTAGCTTTCCAACTGCCAGCAAGTTCATCCAGGAGATGGTTGATAAAGGCGAAGTGCTTTCCTTGGGCCTTTTACCATCTGCGGGAGGGCGGCGAGCACGAAGCTATGCTTATAATCCTGACTTTGCGCACACACTGCTAGTTTACCTGGAAAAAGAGGAAACGAAGTATGTTATCACGGACGCCTTCGGCAAGAAGATACAAGAAGATTCTACACGGAGTTTCTTAAAGCAGGAACCCCGATCATTATCTGCATTTTTGAAAACAAAACTAGCAGAGGATCCGTCCATCCGAACCATTGCAATGGGCATACCAGGGGCTGTAAATGGTGATGTAATAAGCTACATACCTGGATATCCCATGTATGCAAATCAAAATATGAGAGACATATTAAATCTTCCTGTTGAAGTAACTATTGAGAACGACATGAACGCCGCAATTATCGGTCACCAGAACAGAAGGGGATTACCCATTGAAGCTTCTCTTGTCTATATATACATGGGCGCGAATGGACCAGGCGCGGGTATTTTGATCAATGGAAAACTAGTAAAAGGGCATACGATGTTCAGCGGGGAGATATCGTTTATTCCTTTTAACGAAAATAACCGATTTTTTCCTGAGAGTGAATTTGACGCAACTGATGAGAAGTCAGTCTTGTTGGTTGCTAAATTGATCCAGACTATTGGCGCATTAATAAATCCTTCTCAGATCATTTTTCATCAAGCGGAAGTCAATAAAGAATTTTTGGGTAAATCTGCAGATAATGTTAGATTAAATTTCCCGTCGGAGCATATACCTAAATTAAGTATTAGTGATTGGGATAAAGATTATAAAGAAGGTCTTTGGGAGATTGCTAAGTCAAAGTTGATAGAGATTTGTTTCTAA